The Lactobacillus acidophilus DNA segment TGGTGCAGTTTTAGGAGCTTTAATTTTATATTGGATTGGCTATCTTTTAAACGAAGAACGTTTAGAAAAGATATTTAATCATAAACTGTTTAAAATACTTGGCTTTAAAAAAGGTGATGTAAAAAAAGCAATCCGCTGGTTTGATAAATACGGAACAGGTGCTATTTTTTATGGACGTTGCATCCCTGTAATTCGTAGTTTAATTTCAATTCCTGCAGGTACAGCAAAAGTAAAATTATCTAAATTCCTTATTTACACTACATTAGGAAGTTTGATTTGGAATACTATTCTTGTATGTCTTGGATCATATATGGGAGAAAATTGGCAAGTTATTGTCACGATTTTTGAAGAATACTCATTAATCATTGCAGCTTTAATTTTAATTGCTTTAGTATATGGTTCTGTAAAGTGGTACAGAAAAAAGATTAAAACTAATTAATTACTAAAAACCTATTTTTAATAGGTTTTTTTCTTCTTCAAAAAATTAAAAATATAATGTAAAATTAATCTAGTTTATATAAAAGGGAAGATGTTAATGAAACTTAATATTTTTAGAAAACAAAGCATTCAAAATTATTTAGGAAAAGATATTAAATTTTCTAAGACAATGAATGCCCTAGATTTAATCTCACTAGGTGTAGGAGCAGTTATTGGTACAGGTATCTTTATTTTGCCTGGGACCGTTGCTTCATCACTTTCTGGGCCAGGAGTAAGTTTATCTTTCATGCTTGCTGCTATAGTTTGTGCCCTTGCAGGAATGTGTTATGCCGAATTTGCTTCAGCTATTCCCGTTGCAGGTAGTGCATATTCATATGGAAATATCGTTTATGGTGAATTTACTGGCTGGATAATTGGTTGGGCACTAATTCTAGAATATATGTTATCAGTTGCTACTGTTGCTGCTGGTTGGTCATCATATTTTAGTTCATTTATTAGTCCATTTGGCTTAAAAATTCCTAATGCAGTCTCAGGACCGATGAACCTTTCAAAAGGGGTATACTTCGATTTAGTGTCGGTTTTAGTTATTTTAATTATTAGTATTTTACTTTCACGTGGTATGAAAAATTCCATTAAGATTAACATTATAGCGGTTTTCATAAAAATTGCTATTATCTTAATTTTTATTTTCGTGGGTGTACAATTTATCAAGCCAGCTAATTATCATCCATTTTTACCATATCATTTCTCTGGCGTTATCAAGGGTGCTACTACTGTTTTCTTTGCCTTTTTAGGATTTGACGTTGTCTCATCTTCAGCAGCTGAAGTTAAAAATCCTAAGAAAAATATGCCACTCGGTATTATTGGAACTTTAGCGATTGCAGCATTACTATATTTTGGTGTATCGATTGTTTTAACTGGAATGGTAAATTATAAACAACTTAATGTTTCTAATCCAGTAGCATTTGCTTTACAATACGTTCATCAAGACTGGGTTGCCGAACTCCTTTCATTCGGTGCTATGTTGGGAATGGCAACTATGATGCTAACAATGATTTATTCTAGTTCAAGACTAATTTATGCAATGGCTCGTGATGGATTATTGCCATCTACTTTTAGTAAACTAGATAAAAAACACAATTCTCCACAAAATGCCTTGATCGCAGTAACCATTATCATCTCATTAGGCGCAGCATTTTTCTCAGTAGATCAATTGGCTAATCTAGTTAACTTCGGTACTTTATTTGCATTTACTTTAGTTTCATTTGGAATTCTTAAATTAAGAAAAAGAACAGATATTACTAATGATGGCTTTAAAGTTCCTGGATATCCTTTCTTACCAATCATATCTGGTTTAATCTGTATTTTTATGATTTGCCATTTAAGTTCTGAAGTTTATTTAATGGCTTTCATCTGGTTAGTTTTAGGTGCAATAATTTATTTTGCATATGGATATCATCACAGTCAATTAGATCATGAATAGAACTAAAGAAGACGCGATTCTATCGCGTCTTTTTTTAGTTAACACTATTAATTACTTTTCCTTCCTTGAAGAAAGTTAAAATGTTATTAGCAGCTTCTTTAGTTAAATTATATCTAGCCTTATGGGTTGCTGAACCAACATGAGGTGTCATAATTACATTGTCCATATTTACTAAATCTTGCTTAGGATATGGTTCATTTTCAAAAACATCAAGTGCTGCTCCTGCAATTTTTCCTTCTTTTAATGCAGCTACTAAGTCATCACTATCAACCAGTGATCCACGAGCTACATTAATTAAAAATGATGTATCCTTCATATTATTAAAAACATCTTTATCAATAATATGGTATGTCTCATCAGTTGCAGGAGCATGTAAACTCAAAAAATCTGAATTCTTAACCAATGAAGCAAAATCAACATATCTAGCATTTAACTCAGCTTCAAGTTCAGGCTTCAATTGATGACGATTATGATATATTATTTTCATTCCCAAAGCTTTAGCAAAACGTGCAACTTGTTGTCCAATTCTGCCCATACCTAAGATACCTAAAGTTTTGCCCTCAATTGTATAACCTTGACTATCATATTCATCAACATTTAAAAATACTCCTTCGCGTAAAGCATGATCATAATAACGAATACGACGTGCTGATGCCATAATCATAGTTAACGCAAGTTCAGCAGTAGGACGCAAAACACTATTAGGGCAATTTGTGACTACAATTCCCTTTTCTCTAGCATAATCAATATCTATATGATCAAAGCCTACACCATATGTTGAGATTACTTTTAAATTTTTAGCAGCATCGATTATTTCTTTATCAAAAATCATCTTAGCTACAATTACCCCATCATATTTAGCGATATTTTTTAAAACCCATTGTCGATCATCATTAGGTCTATGACCAACTGGTCCAACAGTTACCTCACAGGTTGAGCGTAAATCATCTAATGCATCATCTATTAACCCACCTAAAACCAAAACTTTTGCTTTATTCATGTTTCTATAACCTCTATTCGACTTCATTATTACTTAACAATAGCACTAATACAAAAATAAACTAGCCTATTCTAAAATTTTATTAATAGCTACTGCTACACCATCATGATCACAATCTTCAGTAATTTCATTAGCATACTTTTTAGTATAGTCTACAGCATTCCCCATCGCTACACCTAATCCTGCATATTCTAACATTGGCATATCATTAGCCTGGTCACCTAAAGCCATCACATTTTCTGGTTTAATATTTAAATACTCACACAATCGTTTTAAACCACTACCTTTATCGACACCGGCAGCGGTTGCCTCATAATAGAATGGTTCTGTCTTTGAAAAAACCACTCTATCTCTCATAGTATTAAATAAAGGATTCGAAATTTTATTATCTAAATAATCTGGATCATCTATATACATACATTTTATAATTGGAATTCTTCGCATCTCTTCCTGTGTTCTATAGGAAACACCTAATTTTACTATCTGCGAATTATATATTGTATAGTAGCCCAAATCACGATTGGCAGTATAAATCCTATCCAAACTCACACTATGAAAGTGCAAATTTAACTTGCTAGCAATTGATTCTAGATCAATATAATCATTATAAGTAAGTCCTTGTTCAAAAATTACTTGACCACTGGTAGATTCAACTACAGCTCCATTAAAGCTAACTACATATTCATTATCTTGATTGTTTAATCCAAGTTCATCTAGATACTGCTGAGCACCGGATAATGGTCGTCCTGTACAAATAACGATTTGTTTTCCTAACTTTTTTGCTTTTAAAATAGTCTCTTTTACTAACGGCGTAATTTCTTTTTTAGAATTAACTAAGGTACCATCAATATCTATTGCAATTAATTTAATATCTCTCATAATTTCCACTTCAAAAATAAAAGCGTCACTCTACAGTAACACTCTAAATTATTATTCTTTAATTTTAATTAATTTAGCTATATCTTCATCACTGATCTTAAAGTTAATATTCAAATTTTCTTTCATCTCAGTAACATTATCACTTTTAGGAATTACAATACAACCCAATTGCATATCGAAAGCTAACATTAATTGAGCTGGAGTAACATTATATTTCTTAGCATATGCAATTATTTGATCATCATTTAATAATTTTCCATGTGACAATGGTGAATATGCCTCAATCTTAATACCTAACTTTTTACAATAATCCATCAATTCCACTGGCACTTTACCAATATGTACCTCAATCTGGTTAACAGCTGGCGTTATTGTACCATTATTAACAATATTCTCGATATCTTCTTGCAAAAAATTTGATACACCTATTGATCGTACTTTTCCAGCCTTTACAGCTTCTTCCATTGCTCGCCAATTTTCAAGATTCCCTTTAAAATGACGATCATTAGTTCTATTCACTTCAATCCAAGGTTGAGGGGAATGAATTAAAAGCAAATCAATATATTCCAAACCAAACTTATCTAAAGCAGCATCAATTGCTTTCTTAGTTCCTTCATAATCTTTAACTGCTGTAGGTAATTTAGTTGTTAAAAATATATCACTTCGTTCAATATCCGAATTCCAGATTCCTTTACCAACTCCACTTTCATTGCCATAATCTTTAGCTGTATCAAAGCCGCGATATCCTATATTAACTGCTTGTCGAACAACTTTATTCACTTCATCATTATTGATTAGCCAAGTTCCCAATTGAATTTGTGGAATTTTTTCTCCATTGTTAAGTATCACACTTTTATTAAAACACATATCTATACACCTTATCTCTAACTGCACTATCCAAAGTATATTGGAGTATTTAAAAAATATTTTAATCTATAATAAACTATCTATAATTTTCGTGAGGTAATTATAATTTATATTCTTGTATACCTTTTATATTAGTATAAAAAAAGAAAGGGCTGATTAATAATCATCAACTCTTTCTCCTCAGTCTCTTAATTCCCAACACCTATGATACTAGTTTTTAAGCGTAAAACAAGTATTAATTTAGATTTTAAATAAACAAATATATGAGTAAAACCACCATATCAATATCTATACGTTATTTTACAAAAATATTACATAATATTTTTGTTATTACTTCAATTCCCTTGCAATTTTCTCTATTAGCCCATAAGCAATTTCTTGCTTAGACATTCTAGGCCATTTGTCGATATGACCATCTTGAGTCAAAAGAGTGACTTGATCATAATCATTTCCAAAAACATTGTGAGATACATCATTTGCTACGATCATATCTGCACCCTTTTTCTTTAACTTCTTTTCGGCATTTTCAAGCAAGTCATTTGTCTCCGCAGCAAATCCTATTACAAGTTGATTATGTTTTTTGTGATGCGCTACTTCTTGAAGAATATCCTTAGTTTTAATAAGGGTTAAGTTTAAAGTTTCTTGACCTATTTGCTTTTTTAGTTTATGATCCGCTACTTTAGGCATACGCCAATCCGCCACTGCAGCAGCCATAATTAATACATCACTTTTTTTAAATTCACTTTTTACTTGTTCAAACATATCTTCACTACTGGTTGCATGATACATTTTAATATTTTTATTTTGTGGTGGATTTGCAGTAACATTGCCATATATTAACTTTACTGTTGCACCTAATCTTGCTGCATTTTCCGCTAAAGCAAAGCCCATTTTACCACTAGAGCGATTACCAATAAAACGAACAGGATCAATGGATTCCTCTGTCCCACCTGCTGTAATTACAAATATTTTACCTTGCAAACTATTTTTTTGGTTCAAATATTTCTCTACCCAATCAACAACATCTGCCGGTTCAGGCATTCTTCCTTTAGCAGCATAACTTTCTGCAAGCATTCCTACCGCAGGATCCATAATTTTTACACCATTTTCTTTTAAAAATAGCACATTATGACGCGTTGCTGGATTATTCCACATTTGATCATTCATTGCTGGCACTATCATTTTAGGAGCAGCAGTAGCCAAAATTGTTGTACTAGCCGCATCATCAGCAAGGCCATTTGCCATTTTAGCGATAAAATTAGCAGTAGCTGGTACAACTAAAGCTAGCTCACTCCAACGAGCTAAATGAACGTGTGGAATACTAGCTTCATTTTCCTTACTCCAGAG contains these protein-coding regions:
- the coaBC gene encoding bifunctional phosphopantothenoylcysteine decarboxylase/phosphopantothenate--cysteine ligase CoaBC, with protein sequence MTRIAVYMTGGIAVYKAVQVVRDLEKNGHEVRVVMTKNAEHFVTSNTLAALTKYPVLDDLWSKENEASIPHVHLARWSELALVVPATANFIAKMANGLADDAASTTILATAAPKMIVPAMNDQMWNNPATRHNVLFLKENGVKIMDPAVGMLAESYAAKGRMPEPADVVDWVEKYLNQKNSLQGKIFVITAGGTEESIDPVRFIGNRSSGKMGFALAENAARLGATVKLIYGNVTANPPQNKNIKMYHATSSEDMFEQVKSEFKKSDVLIMAAAVADWRMPKVADHKLKKQIGQETLNLTLIKTKDILQEVAHHKKHNQLVIGFAAETNDLLENAEKKLKKKGADMIVANDVSHNVFGNDYDQVTLLTQDGHIDKWPRMSKQEIAYGLIEKIARELK
- a CDS encoding aldo/keto reductase: MCFNKSVILNNGEKIPQIQLGTWLINNDEVNKVVRQAVNIGYRGFDTAKDYGNESGVGKGIWNSDIERSDIFLTTKLPTAVKDYEGTKKAIDAALDKFGLEYIDLLLIHSPQPWIEVNRTNDRHFKGNLENWRAMEEAVKAGKVRSIGVSNFLQEDIENIVNNGTITPAVNQIEVHIGKVPVELMDYCKKLGIKIEAYSPLSHGKLLNDDQIIAYAKKYNVTPAQLMLAFDMQLGCIVIPKSDNVTEMKENLNINFKISDEDIAKLIKIKE
- a CDS encoding APC family permease, producing the protein MKLNIFRKQSIQNYLGKDIKFSKTMNALDLISLGVGAVIGTGIFILPGTVASSLSGPGVSLSFMLAAIVCALAGMCYAEFASAIPVAGSAYSYGNIVYGEFTGWIIGWALILEYMLSVATVAAGWSSYFSSFISPFGLKIPNAVSGPMNLSKGVYFDLVSVLVILIISILLSRGMKNSIKINIIAVFIKIAIILIFIFVGVQFIKPANYHPFLPYHFSGVIKGATTVFFAFLGFDVVSSSAAEVKNPKKNMPLGIIGTLAIAALLYFGVSIVLTGMVNYKQLNVSNPVAFALQYVHQDWVAELLSFGAMLGMATMMLTMIYSSSRLIYAMARDGLLPSTFSKLDKKHNSPQNALIAVTIIISLGAAFFSVDQLANLVNFGTLFAFTLVSFGILKLRKRTDITNDGFKVPGYPFLPIISGLICIFMICHLSSEVYLMAFIWLVLGAIIYFAYGYHHSQLDHE
- a CDS encoding 2-hydroxyacid dehydrogenase family protein; this encodes MNKAKVLVLGGLIDDALDDLRSTCEVTVGPVGHRPNDDRQWVLKNIAKYDGVIVAKMIFDKEIIDAAKNLKVISTYGVGFDHIDIDYAREKGIVVTNCPNSVLRPTAELALTMIMASARRIRYYDHALREGVFLNVDEYDSQGYTIEGKTLGILGMGRIGQQVARFAKALGMKIIYHNRHQLKPELEAELNARYVDFASLVKNSDFLSLHAPATDETYHIIDKDVFNNMKDTSFLINVARGSLVDSDDLVAALKEGKIAGAALDVFENEPYPKQDLVNMDNVIMTPHVGSATHKARYNLTKEAANNILTFFKEGKVINSVN
- a CDS encoding DedA family protein; the protein is MTNIVFDLINQSGYLAISLLIAIENIFPPIPSEVILSFAGFATHHSQMTVPLVIIASTIGAVLGALILYWIGYLLNEERLEKIFNHKLFKILGFKKGDVKKAIRWFDKYGTGAIFYGRCIPVIRSLISIPAGTAKVKLSKFLIYTTLGSLIWNTILVCLGSYMGENWQVIVTIFEEYSLIIAALILIALVYGSVKWYRKKIKTN
- the yidA gene encoding sugar-phosphatase, with amino-acid sequence MRDIKLIAIDIDGTLVNSKKEITPLVKETILKAKKLGKQIVICTGRPLSGAQQYLDELGLNNQDNEYVVSFNGAVVESTSGQVIFEQGLTYNDYIDLESIASKLNLHFHSVSLDRIYTANRDLGYYTIYNSQIVKLGVSYRTQEEMRRIPIIKCMYIDDPDYLDNKISNPLFNTMRDRVVFSKTEPFYYEATAAGVDKGSGLKRLCEYLNIKPENVMALGDQANDMPMLEYAGLGVAMGNAVDYTKKYANEITEDCDHDGVAVAINKILE